In Armatimonadota bacterium, the DNA window CTCGTCCTAGGAGTGCTGGGCCTGTTCACGGGTGTCAGGGTTATCGGTCTCAACTCCGACATCGTCGAGGACATCATCCACCTCGTGGCTGGCCTGATCCTGGTGTACTTCGGCTTCCGCGGCACGGACGCGCAGGCCGCCACCTGGGCGCAGGTGTTCGGCGTCATCTTCCTGGTTGTGGGGGTCATCGGGTTCATCCCTGCGGTGAAGACCCTCTTCGGCCTGCTGCCCACAGGCCTGGCCGCCGCCGACAACA includes these proteins:
- a CDS encoding DUF4383 domain-containing protein, with the translated sequence MSAKAYAQWGGIILLVLGVLGLFTGVRVIGLNSDIVEDIIHLVAGLILVYFGFRGTDAQAATWAQVFGVIFLVVGVIGFIPAVKTLFGLLPTGLAAADNIVHLIYGVLGIWAGRSYKPAAA